In Deinococcus sp. QL22, the following are encoded in one genomic region:
- a CDS encoding GNAT family N-acetyltransferase, giving the protein MTDSTISSTEGSAPASPPAFHLREFRSPGDYVDAAWVLTAASPEWPVTPELLQTWDEAEDKNLFRTDIVAEQDGRVVGVGRVGHDDFAFEEWRYWGNLTVHPEARGQGVGGAMYRELLGRVQAREAREIRTMLSDGAHHKAGRAFLAAQGWKETWQRYESRIQTGDTDLSRFGPLMDGVAAHGIELHSVALLAADPERNRKLWELDWLLFQDVPMGTVLTKRSFEAWVKQELEDPTFSADLSFVAVRPDLNDPLTGSYVGYSTLMQNPSGFYVIGMTGVRREDRGRGVAKALKVAAMQALNTRGGGEIRTFNDAPNAAMLGMNQALGFVRGPTHLRYELQLTEEGTGEAK; this is encoded by the coding sequence ATGACTGATTCCACCATTTCTTCAACTGAAGGTTCTGCCCCGGCAAGCCCGCCCGCCTTCCACCTGCGCGAGTTCCGCAGTCCCGGCGATTACGTGGACGCCGCGTGGGTGCTGACCGCCGCCAGCCCGGAATGGCCCGTGACACCCGAACTGCTGCAAACGTGGGACGAGGCCGAAGACAAGAACCTGTTCCGCACCGATATCGTGGCCGAACAGGACGGGCGCGTGGTGGGCGTGGGCCGCGTTGGGCACGATGATTTTGCCTTCGAGGAGTGGCGTTACTGGGGCAACCTGACTGTTCACCCGGAGGCACGCGGGCAGGGCGTGGGCGGGGCGATGTACCGGGAACTCCTGGGACGGGTGCAGGCGCGTGAGGCGCGTGAAATTCGCACCATGCTGTCGGACGGAGCGCACCACAAGGCGGGCCGCGCCTTCCTTGCGGCACAGGGTTGGAAGGAAACGTGGCAAAGGTACGAGAGCCGGATTCAGACGGGTGACACCGATTTGTCCCGCTTTGGCCCACTGATGGACGGGGTGGCCGCGCACGGCATAGAACTGCATTCGGTGGCGTTGCTGGCCGCCGACCCGGAGCGCAACCGCAAGCTGTGGGAACTGGACTGGCTGCTGTTTCAGGATGTACCGATGGGCACGGTACTGACCAAACGATCCTTTGAGGCCTGGGTCAAGCAGGAATTGGAAGACCCCACCTTCAGCGCCGACCTGTCTTTTGTGGCGGTTCGCCCTGACCTGAACGACCCCCTGACCGGAAGCTACGTGGGCTACTCCACGCTGATGCAAAATCCATCGGGTTTTTATGTGATCGGCATGACGGGCGTGCGGCGCGAAGACCGGGGCAGAGGCGTGGCGAAAGCGCTGAAAGTGGCAGCGATGCAAGCCCTGAACACACGCGGCGGTGGCGAAATCCGCACCTTCAACGACGCGCCCAACGCAGCCATGTTGGGCATGAATCAGGCGCTCGGCTTTGTGCGCGGGCCGACGCACCTGCGCTACGAACTGCAACTGACAGAGGAAGGGACTGGAGAAGCAAAATGA
- a CDS encoding PIG-L deacetylase family protein, with translation MTHAPDTESPRLKLLLILPHPDDEVYGAAGTLMTLLAEGHNCGLVTLTHGEAGRMLGLCNTPEELAKLRDAELRACLAVIGLTTTPGSSFEQHNFPDKYLQDQPLEPIIETAREAMARHRPEIVLTFPPNGSNGHPDHVTTHRAVKAAWDALPAAERPRLWYYASDTAPENEALRPEWLPANLRRDVTPFITRKLQAIACHRTQALSTVDFIRKFPERIVEETFYEVGV, from the coding sequence ATGACTCACGCCCCCGACACAGAATCTCCCCGGCTGAAACTCCTGCTGATCCTGCCGCACCCCGACGATGAGGTGTACGGCGCGGCGGGCACGCTGATGACGCTGCTGGCCGAGGGCCACAATTGCGGCCTTGTGACCCTGACGCACGGGGAAGCAGGGCGGATGCTGGGGCTGTGCAATACGCCGGAAGAACTGGCCAAACTGCGGGACGCGGAGTTGCGGGCCTGTCTGGCCGTCATTGGGCTGACCACCACCCCCGGCAGCAGCTTCGAGCAGCACAATTTTCCCGACAAGTATCTGCAAGACCAGCCCCTAGAGCCAATTATTGAAACGGCACGCGAGGCTATGGCCCGCCACCGTCCGGAAATCGTGCTGACTTTTCCGCCCAACGGCAGCAACGGCCACCCCGATCATGTGACCACCCACCGCGCCGTGAAAGCCGCCTGGGACGCCCTGCCCGCCGCCGAACGCCCGCGCCTGTGGTACTACGCCAGCGATACCGCCCCCGAAAACGAGGCCCTGCGCCCGGAGTGGCTCCCCGCCAACCTCCGCCGCGACGTGACGCCCTTTATTACGCGCAAGCTGCAGGCCATCGCCTGTCACCGCACGCAGGCGCTGAGTACCGTGGATTTTATTCGCAAGTTTCCGGAGCGGATTGTGGAGGAAACGTTTTACGAGGTGGGAGTGTAA